In one window of Myxococcota bacterium DNA:
- a CDS encoding NAD(P)/FAD-dependent oxidoreductase has protein sequence MALATWRVLGLELGIGEPESVLRERALAAAGVPADALRGLRIARKSVDARRVRGVRQLRFVVHVDLVVDAGFRSESLARAERTGRVVPAPEPGRIELERVHASLAGRRVAVLGAGPAGLFAALVLARNGVPVDLVDRGAELGERGRDLARFQRTRVPDPESNLLFGEGGAGTYSDGKLYTRVEHELEVPLLEELVACGAPADILYDARAHVGTDRLHRVLPALRGRLESAGVRFHWRTRVGELRIESGAVTALVTPAGELPCAALVFAPGHSARDTWRALAAQGLPVEAKPFQLGVRIEHPQTLVDLGRYGDSAEARSLGPAYYALTCRPGAGAPGAHSFCMCPGGQIVASVSAPGLLCTNGMSNSRHSSPWANAAVVTTLGPREFGDGPFAGVELQEALERRAFEAGGSDYTAPAQRAPDFLAGAVSAATGRSSYRFGTRPARVDSLLPELVRDALRRALSQFERTLPGFATESGLLVGVESRSSGPVRIARDPETLRARGFSNLFPVGEGAGSAGGIMSAAIDGARAAQALLRDGLPSILRA, from the coding sequence TTGGCCCTGGCGACCTGGCGCGTGCTCGGCCTGGAGCTCGGCATCGGCGAGCCCGAGTCGGTGCTGCGCGAGCGCGCGCTCGCGGCGGCCGGAGTTCCCGCCGACGCACTGCGCGGCCTGCGCATCGCGCGCAAGTCGGTCGACGCGCGGCGCGTGCGCGGCGTGCGGCAGCTGCGCTTCGTGGTGCACGTGGACCTCGTGGTCGACGCGGGCTTCCGCTCCGAGTCACTCGCGCGCGCGGAGCGCACGGGCCGGGTCGTGCCGGCGCCGGAGCCGGGCCGGATCGAGCTCGAGCGCGTGCACGCCTCGCTCGCGGGCCGGCGGGTGGCCGTGCTCGGCGCGGGCCCGGCCGGGTTGTTCGCGGCGCTCGTGCTCGCTCGCAACGGCGTGCCGGTCGACCTCGTCGACCGGGGCGCAGAGCTCGGCGAGCGCGGCCGGGACCTCGCCCGTTTCCAGCGCACGCGCGTGCCCGACCCCGAGAGCAACCTCCTGTTCGGCGAGGGCGGCGCGGGCACTTACTCGGACGGCAAGCTCTACACGCGCGTCGAGCACGAGCTCGAGGTGCCGCTGCTCGAGGAGCTCGTGGCGTGCGGCGCGCCTGCCGACATCCTGTACGACGCCCGCGCGCACGTGGGCACCGACCGGCTGCACCGCGTGCTGCCGGCCCTGCGCGGGCGCCTCGAGTCGGCGGGCGTGCGCTTCCACTGGCGCACGCGGGTCGGCGAGCTTCGCATCGAGAGCGGCGCCGTGACGGCGCTGGTGACTCCCGCGGGCGAGCTGCCCTGTGCCGCGCTCGTGTTCGCGCCCGGTCACTCCGCGCGCGACACCTGGCGCGCGCTCGCGGCGCAGGGGCTGCCCGTCGAGGCCAAGCCGTTCCAGCTCGGCGTGCGCATCGAGCACCCCCAGACGCTGGTCGACCTGGGCCGCTACGGTGATTCGGCCGAGGCGCGCTCGCTCGGGCCCGCGTACTACGCATTGACTTGCCGGCCGGGCGCGGGCGCGCCGGGAGCGCACAGCTTCTGCATGTGTCCGGGCGGACAGATCGTGGCGAGTGTCTCGGCGCCCGGGCTCTTGTGCACGAACGGCATGAGCAACTCGCGCCACTCGTCCCCGTGGGCCAACGCGGCCGTGGTCACCACGCTGGGGCCGCGCGAATTCGGCGACGGCCCGTTCGCGGGCGTGGAGCTGCAGGAGGCGCTCGAGCGCCGCGCGTTCGAAGCAGGCGGCAGCGACTACACGGCGCCCGCGCAGCGCGCGCCCGACTTTCTCGCGGGAGCCGTGTCCGCCGCGACCGGCCGCTCGAGCTACCGCTTCGGCACACGACCCGCGCGCGTCGACTCACTCCTGCCCGAGCTCGTGCGCGACGCCCTGCGTCGGGCGCTCAGCCAATTCGAGCGCACGCTCCCCGGCTTTGCGACCGAGTCGGGCCTCTTGGTCGGCGTCGAGTCTCGCAGCTCGGGGCCGGTGCGCATCGCGCGCGACCCCGAGACGCTGCGCGCGCGCGGCTTCTCGAACCTGTTCCCGGTGGGTGAGGGCGCGGGCAGCGCGGGCGGCATCATGAGCGCCGCGATCGACGGCGCGCGCGCCGCCCAGGCGCTGCTGCGCGACGGGCTGCCGTCTATACTGCGCGCCTGA
- a CDS encoding ABC-2 family transporter protein has protein sequence MLDAIRLYLHMASAGLRSQMQYRGSFALRSAIDFGVIVSDLAPVWVLARYFGHLDGWRFPELALLYGMVATSWGTVEVTLRGFENFTVYLLRGDLDRLLLRPRSLILQVAAYEFEARKLARIAQGLVVLVLACAALRLGPESLAWVGLGVLGGIACFAGVVMLGAASAFYTLGEASELQNILTYGGSAALSYPVSIYADWFRRAITWGVPLAFANYFPALAALGRTESAGWPVALPWLSPFACLACMGLGMAAFARGLRRYESTGS, from the coding sequence GTGCTCGACGCGATCCGGCTGTATCTCCACATGGCCTCGGCGGGCCTGCGCTCGCAGATGCAGTACCGCGGCTCGTTCGCGCTGCGCAGCGCGATCGACTTCGGCGTGATCGTGTCGGACCTCGCGCCGGTCTGGGTGCTCGCGCGCTACTTCGGGCACCTGGACGGCTGGCGCTTCCCCGAGCTGGCGCTGCTCTACGGTATGGTGGCCACGTCGTGGGGCACGGTGGAGGTGACCCTGCGCGGCTTCGAGAATTTCACGGTGTATCTCCTGCGCGGCGACCTCGACCGGCTGCTGCTGCGGCCGCGCTCGCTGATCCTGCAGGTCGCGGCGTACGAATTCGAGGCGCGCAAGCTGGCGCGCATCGCGCAGGGCCTGGTCGTGCTGGTGCTGGCCTGCGCCGCGCTGCGTCTCGGGCCCGAGTCACTGGCCTGGGTGGGCCTGGGAGTCCTCGGGGGCATCGCCTGCTTCGCCGGCGTGGTCATGCTGGGCGCGGCGTCCGCCTTCTACACGCTGGGCGAGGCGTCGGAGCTGCAGAACATCCTGACTTACGGCGGCAGCGCCGCGCTGTCGTACCCGGTGTCGATCTACGCCGACTGGTTCCGGCGCGCGATCACCTGGGGCGTGCCCCTCGCGTTTGCGAACTACTTCCCGGCGCTGGCGGCGCTGGGCCGCACCGAGTCGGCGGGCTGGCCGGTGGCGCTGCCCTGGCTGTCGCCGTTCGCGTGTCTGGCGTGCATGGGCCTGGGCATGGCGGCGTTTGCGCGCGGCCTGCGGCGCTACGAGTCGACGGGGAGCTGA
- a CDS encoding ATP-binding cassette domain-containing protein encodes MIEVEKLEKTFRVARHHRGFLGAFRNLVERQSDLVRAVDGVSFRIADGEFVGFIGPNGAGKSTTIKMLTGVLEPSGGRALVGGLEPRRDRIAHTARLGAVFGQRTQLWWDLPVIESYTLLRHVYGTPEREHREQLARLSELLGVGALLDVPVRKLSLGQRMRCELGAALLHAPRILFLDEPTIGLDVVAKEAIREFLAAENRERRTTILLTTHDLADIERLCPRMILIDHGRVVYDGSVDDVRRTVTAERRLSVDFETDAPAGGLPDGAQLEERARTRLVIRFDRDRIPAARLIAWLAERAPIADLTLEETPIERIVAELYRRSAER; translated from the coding sequence GTGATCGAGGTCGAGAAGCTCGAGAAGACCTTCCGCGTCGCGCGGCACCACCGCGGGTTCCTGGGCGCGTTCCGCAACCTGGTCGAACGGCAGTCCGACCTGGTGCGCGCGGTCGATGGTGTCTCGTTCCGGATCGCCGACGGCGAGTTCGTGGGCTTCATCGGCCCCAACGGCGCCGGCAAGTCGACCACGATCAAGATGCTGACCGGCGTGCTCGAGCCGTCCGGAGGTCGCGCGCTGGTCGGCGGTCTCGAGCCCCGCCGCGACCGGATCGCACACACCGCGCGGCTGGGGGCCGTGTTCGGGCAGCGCACCCAGCTGTGGTGGGACCTGCCGGTGATCGAGTCCTACACACTTCTGCGTCACGTATACGGCACGCCGGAGCGCGAGCACCGCGAGCAGCTCGCGCGCCTGTCGGAGCTCTTGGGGGTCGGCGCGCTGCTCGACGTGCCGGTGCGGAAGCTTTCGCTCGGGCAACGCATGCGCTGCGAGCTGGGCGCGGCGCTGCTGCACGCGCCGCGCATTTTGTTCCTCGACGAGCCGACGATCGGCCTCGACGTGGTGGCGAAGGAGGCGATCCGCGAGTTTCTCGCCGCCGAGAACCGTGAGCGCCGAACGACCATCCTGCTCACCACCCACGACCTGGCCGACATCGAGAGACTCTGCCCGCGCATGATCCTGATCGATCACGGACGCGTGGTCTACGACGGCTCGGTGGACGACGTGCGGCGCACGGTGACCGCCGAGCGCCGGCTCAGCGTCGACTTCGAGACGGACGCGCCGGCGGGCGGGCTGCCCGACGGGGCGCAGCTCGAGGAGCGCGCGCGCACGCGGCTCGTGATCCGCTTCGACCGCGACCGGATCCCGGCGGCGCGGCTGATCGCCTGGCTCGCCGAGCGCGCGCCGATCGCCGACCTGACCCTCGAAGAGACTCCGATCGAGCGCATCGTCGCCGAGCTGTACCGCCGCTCGGCCGAGCGCTGA